From the genome of Cognaticolwellia beringensis, one region includes:
- a CDS encoding DNA cytosine methyltransferase: MNKPIKIIDLFSGPGGLGEGFAALKDDDGNSPFKIAISIEKEKSAHRTLKLRAFFRQFKGSVPEEYYDFLKGKLGKTPEEQLYKIPKYMAQVAAAELEAQNLELGKDNDLINKKILEVIGEDECILIGGPPCQAYSNAGKKNKKDYDPTADPRNFLYKEYLKIIAQFQPTVFVMENVKGMLSTKINGKSIYDTIFTDLHNPCKSVKTKPQKNRIRHNYKILSLTVPESNKKDVQPKDYIVYSENHGIPQRRHRVILLGIRQDIYPNIKDVCLEKVSTQTSIEEVLADLPALRSGLSKLENTDNNWVYNIQKDVKKTIKSLKENKLPEIADEIELIYKSIKAPTEKQGQVFSLKRTSSIKSKELSDWFYDKKLGQYITNHETRGHLTADLQRYLFCSVWGTVSKRLNWTPRSPKSKDYPKYLYPKHKNFDSGKFADRFRVQPWDLPATTITCHISKDGHSYIHPDYLQCRSMTVREAARIQTFPDNYFFVGNRTEQYVQVGNAVPPLLANKIAKVVSNILS, encoded by the coding sequence ATGAATAAACCAATTAAAATAATCGACTTATTTTCAGGCCCCGGTGGCCTCGGAGAAGGCTTTGCAGCATTAAAAGATGATGATGGTAACTCCCCTTTCAAAATAGCTATTTCAATTGAAAAAGAAAAAAGTGCTCATCGTACACTTAAATTAAGAGCTTTTTTTCGCCAGTTTAAAGGAAGTGTCCCAGAAGAGTATTACGATTTTTTAAAAGGGAAATTAGGGAAAACCCCCGAAGAACAACTTTATAAAATACCAAAATATATGGCTCAAGTAGCCGCAGCGGAACTCGAAGCTCAAAATTTAGAGCTTGGTAAAGATAATGATCTGATAAATAAAAAAATATTAGAAGTTATCGGTGAAGATGAATGTATTTTAATAGGTGGTCCGCCTTGCCAAGCATATTCAAATGCAGGCAAGAAAAATAAGAAAGATTACGACCCAACTGCCGATCCTAGAAACTTTCTTTATAAAGAGTATTTAAAAATCATCGCACAGTTCCAACCGACTGTTTTTGTGATGGAAAATGTTAAGGGTATGCTTTCAACTAAAATAAATGGCAAATCCATTTATGATACTATTTTTACTGATTTACATAACCCTTGTAAATCAGTAAAAACAAAACCTCAAAAAAACCGTATAAGACATAACTATAAGATTTTATCTTTAACTGTACCTGAATCTAACAAGAAGGATGTTCAACCGAAAGATTATATTGTTTATAGCGAAAATCACGGTATACCTCAAAGAAGGCACAGGGTTATTTTATTAGGTATAAGGCAAGATATATATCCAAATATCAAAGATGTTTGCCTTGAAAAAGTTAGTACTCAAACTTCAATAGAAGAAGTTCTAGCTGATTTGCCAGCATTGAGAAGTGGACTATCTAAACTAGAAAACACAGATAACAATTGGGTATATAATATTCAAAAGGATGTAAAGAAAACCATAAAGTCATTAAAGGAGAACAAACTACCTGAAATAGCAGATGAAATAGAATTGATATATAAATCTATTAAAGCCCCTACTGAAAAACAAGGACAAGTATTTTCTTTAAAGCGCACATCAAGTATCAAAAGCAAAGAATTAAGTGACTGGTTTTATGATAAAAAACTAGGCCAATATATCACTAACCATGAGACTAGAGGCCACCTAACTGCTGACTTACAACGCTATTTATTTTGTAGTGTTTGGGGTACCGTAAGCAAACGATTGAATTGGACCCCTCGCAGCCCAAAATCGAAAGATTATCCAAAATATCTATATCCAAAACATAAAAACTTTGACAGCGGAAAATTCGCCGACAGGTTTAGAGTCCAACCTTGGGATCTGCCTGCTACCACTATTACCTGTCATATATCTAAAGATGGTCATTCCTACATTCATCCAGACTACCTGCAATGTAGAAGCATGACAGTAAGAGAAGCGGCAAGAATTCAAACATTCCCAGACAATTATTTTTTTGTTGGTAATCGCACAGAACAATATGTACAAGTTGGAAATGCAGTACCACCATTACTAGCAAATAAAATAGCTAAGGTCGTTTCAAATATACTAAGCTAA
- a CDS encoding phosphate/phosphite/phosphonate ABC transporter substrate-binding protein encodes MKALIQFLAIAYITCFLGSLNAYAAETNQVKQAKTLVFGVVPQQSSSKLARKWLPVLKFISQESGVELQFATAPDIPTFEKRLAQGQYDIAYMNPYHYVVLSNEVGFKALVHEQDKKIEGIIVATKNSKINKLDDLSSQTIAFPAPASFAATLIPKANLVQRDISFNSEYVDSHDNVYRNIAAGRFVAGGGIKATFNALPDYFREQLKIIWTSQGYTPHAIATHPRVNDDIREKLLNGFLAVKKSAKGEKLLNALQMKGFIAANDKAWDDVRNLNIQLVLGQN; translated from the coding sequence ATGAAAGCATTAATTCAATTCTTAGCGATAGCTTACATCACCTGCTTTTTGGGTTCCTTGAACGCGTATGCAGCTGAAACTAATCAAGTAAAACAAGCTAAGACTTTAGTTTTTGGTGTGGTTCCTCAGCAGTCTTCTTCTAAATTGGCCCGCAAGTGGCTACCTGTACTTAAATTTATTAGTCAAGAATCGGGTGTCGAACTTCAGTTTGCTACTGCCCCAGATATTCCTACTTTTGAAAAACGCTTAGCTCAAGGTCAGTATGATATTGCTTACATGAACCCTTATCATTACGTGGTACTCAGTAATGAAGTCGGCTTTAAAGCCTTGGTGCATGAACAAGACAAGAAAATTGAAGGTATTATTGTTGCCACTAAAAACAGTAAAATAAATAAACTTGACGATTTATCATCGCAAACTATCGCTTTTCCGGCTCCTGCATCTTTTGCTGCCACACTTATTCCTAAGGCAAACCTCGTTCAACGGGATATTAGTTTTAACAGTGAATATGTTGATTCTCATGACAACGTTTATCGCAATATTGCTGCCGGCCGTTTTGTCGCAGGAGGTGGCATTAAGGCCACTTTTAATGCTTTACCTGATTATTTTAGGGAGCAATTAAAAATTATCTGGACATCGCAAGGCTATACACCACATGCTATTGCTACGCATCCGCGAGTGAATGACGATATTCGTGAAAAATTGCTTAATGGCTTTTTAGCGGTTAAAAAGTCTGCTAAAGGTGAAAAGTTACTTAATGCCTTACAAATGAAGGGGTTTATCGCGGCGAACGACAAAGCTTGGGATGATGTTCGTAATTTAAATATTCAGCTTGTGCTTGGGCAAAATTAA
- the pip gene encoding prolyl aminopeptidase, whose protein sequence is MLSLYPDIEPFHHDYLTVGNDALSVEDTAQTHQLYIEQCGNPAGIPVVFLHGGPGSGCRPSHRCFFDPELYHIILFDQRGCGRSRPQGALVNNTTAHLVQDIEAIRRHLSIDKWLVFGGSWGSTLALCYAQQFSERVTGLILRGIFLARQQDIDWFYREQGAAKIFPEAWQHLVEQLPISAQAQPLSAIYQQLSSDEKQISNAMLLKIQHWETNLIHWKNLVSTDDITLKEDDKAAAIIQLYYSMHQCFIENTPLLEHINTIRHIPTTIIHGRQDMVCPVEQAWLLSQSWPEAQLFIIEMAGHVANEPKMIDALVNATNEFAKGQ, encoded by the coding sequence ATGTTATCACTTTACCCTGATATTGAGCCATTTCATCATGATTACCTCACCGTAGGTAATGACGCATTATCAGTAGAAGACACAGCACAAACACACCAACTTTATATTGAACAATGTGGTAATCCAGCCGGTATACCTGTGGTGTTTTTACATGGTGGCCCAGGCTCAGGTTGCAGGCCTTCGCATCGATGTTTTTTTGATCCTGAGCTTTATCACATTATATTGTTTGATCAGCGTGGTTGTGGCCGTTCTCGTCCTCAGGGGGCGTTAGTTAATAATACTACCGCGCACTTGGTGCAAGACATCGAAGCCATTCGTCGCCATTTATCTATCGACAAGTGGTTGGTTTTTGGCGGCTCTTGGGGCAGTACATTAGCGTTATGTTATGCACAACAATTTTCCGAAAGGGTAACGGGTTTAATTTTACGCGGAATATTTTTGGCTCGCCAACAAGATATAGACTGGTTTTATCGCGAGCAGGGCGCGGCTAAAATTTTTCCCGAGGCTTGGCAACACTTAGTTGAGCAGCTTCCTATTTCGGCACAAGCTCAGCCTTTATCGGCAATATATCAACAACTTTCTAGCGATGAAAAGCAAATATCAAACGCTATGCTGCTTAAAATACAGCACTGGGAAACCAATCTAATTCATTGGAAAAACCTAGTCAGTACTGACGATATTACCCTAAAAGAAGATGACAAAGCTGCAGCTATTATTCAGTTGTATTATTCAATGCATCAATGCTTTATTGAAAATACCCCGTTACTTGAACATATAAATACGATTCGCCATATACCAACAACGATCATTCATGGACGTCAAGACATGGTGTGTCCCGTTGAGCAAGCATGGTTGTTATCGCAAAGCTGGCCAGAAGCACAATTGTTCATTATTGAAATGGCAGGGCATGTCGCCAATGAGCCTAAAATGATTGATGCGCTTGTAAATGCCACTAATGAATTTGCAAAAGGTCAGTAA
- the pqqA gene encoding pyrroloquinoline quinone precursor peptide PqqA has product MWIKPNFEEMRLGFEVTLYISNR; this is encoded by the coding sequence ATGTGGATTAAGCCTAATTTTGAAGAAATGCGTTTAGGATTTGAAGTTACTCTTTACATCAGTAATCGCTAA
- the pqqB gene encoding pyrroloquinoline quinone biosynthesis protein PqqB, whose amino-acid sequence MKILVLGSAAGGGFPQWNCHCANCKGLREGTIKATPRTQSSIAVSPNGKDWVLINASPDIRQQINQSPQLWPEQGSRGTNIRAAILTDSQIDHTTGLLTLREGLPLEVYCSDVVYEDLSTVFPLFNLLEHWHGGLNFNPIDTTNRPPFSVKGVESIVFEPVIIESNAPPYSRYRDKVVDGNNIGLKIIDKSTGKYLFYLPGIVESNAEVEAILAEASCVLIDGTLWLDDEMIALGVGKKLGSEMGHMPVNGEFGTVALLNKFPIDRKILIHINNTNPILNEESEQHKFVLDNGVEIATDGMEITI is encoded by the coding sequence ATGAAAATTTTAGTGCTAGGCTCAGCTGCAGGTGGCGGATTCCCTCAATGGAATTGTCACTGTGCTAATTGTAAAGGTTTACGCGAAGGTACAATTAAAGCAACCCCGCGTACACAATCGTCAATAGCGGTTAGCCCCAATGGCAAAGACTGGGTTTTAATTAACGCCTCGCCTGATATCCGTCAACAAATTAACCAATCTCCACAACTTTGGCCTGAACAGGGCAGTCGTGGCACTAATATTCGTGCCGCAATTTTAACTGACAGCCAAATAGATCACACCACGGGGCTGTTAACCTTGCGTGAAGGGCTGCCACTGGAAGTTTATTGCAGTGATGTAGTTTATGAAGATTTATCAACGGTTTTTCCACTGTTTAACTTGTTAGAACATTGGCATGGTGGACTTAATTTTAATCCTATAGATACAACCAATAGGCCGCCTTTTAGTGTTAAGGGTGTTGAAAGCATCGTATTTGAACCGGTTATTATTGAGTCAAATGCGCCGCCATATTCACGCTATCGCGACAAAGTAGTCGACGGTAATAACATTGGCTTAAAAATTATTGATAAAAGCACGGGCAAATACTTATTCTATTTACCCGGTATTGTTGAAAGTAATGCTGAAGTTGAAGCCATATTGGCAGAAGCCAGTTGTGTACTTATTGACGGTACATTATGGCTAGACGATGAAATGATTGCGCTAGGTGTGGGTAAAAAACTAGGCTCAGAAATGGGCCATATGCCGGTAAATGGTGAGTTTGGCACCGTTGCCTTGTTGAATAAATTCCCGATAGATCGAAAAATTCTTATTCACATTAACAACACTAACCCCATTTTGAATGAAGAATCTGAACAGCATAAGTTTGTTTTAGACAATGGCGTTGAAATTGCCACCGACGGCATGGAAATAACCATTTAA
- the pqqC gene encoding pyrroloquinoline-quinone synthase PqqC, with protein MQDWTKAQFEEKLKDKGQLYHIHHPFHIAMHKGECSKAEIRGWVANRFYYQANISIKDAAIMANCRDIETRRLWIQRILDHDGSVGDKTLGGIEAWLRLGEAVGLNRQDLLDEKFVLPGVRFAVDAYVNFARRANWQQAACSSLTEMFAPEIHQSRLDSWPTNYPWVKPEGLSYFQMRLSQARRDVNHGLQITLDHFTSREAQEEALNILQFKLDILWSMLDSISLAYQQGKAPYQAILGEDAVLNPIYHKGIFK; from the coding sequence ATGCAAGATTGGACCAAAGCACAGTTTGAAGAAAAACTAAAAGATAAAGGCCAGCTTTACCATATTCATCATCCTTTCCATATCGCCATGCATAAAGGCGAGTGTAGTAAAGCCGAAATAAGAGGCTGGGTCGCTAATCGTTTTTATTATCAAGCTAATATTTCTATTAAAGACGCCGCCATTATGGCCAATTGCCGAGATATAGAAACTAGGCGTTTATGGATACAGCGTATTCTTGATCATGACGGCAGCGTGGGCGACAAAACCTTAGGCGGCATTGAAGCTTGGTTACGTTTAGGTGAAGCGGTTGGGTTAAATCGACAAGACTTATTAGATGAAAAATTTGTGCTGCCAGGGGTGCGTTTTGCCGTTGACGCTTATGTAAACTTTGCCCGTAGAGCAAACTGGCAACAAGCGGCTTGTTCGTCGTTAACTGAAATGTTTGCGCCTGAAATACATCAAAGCCGACTTGACTCTTGGCCCACCAATTACCCGTGGGTAAAGCCTGAAGGATTAAGTTATTTTCAAATGCGTTTATCGCAAGCTCGTCGGGACGTAAATCATGGTTTGCAAATAACATTAGACCATTTTACTAGCCGCGAAGCACAAGAAGAAGCCTTGAATATTCTACAATTTAAGCTAGATATTCTTTGGAGCATGTTAGATTCAATTTCATTAGCTTATCAACAAGGCAAGGCTCCGTATCAAGCTATACTGGGTGAAGATGCCGTATTAAATCCTATTTACCATAAAGGAATTTTTAAGTGA
- the pqqD gene encoding pyrroloquinoline quinone biosynthesis peptide chaperone PqqD, with product MSTLAENKIPSLNAMFRFQWEKAQNCFVLLFPEGMVKLNEGAGEIMQLIDGSKSVKEITDTLQEKFPDAGDLSADVNEFISTAIEKKWLYYE from the coding sequence GTGAGTACATTAGCCGAAAACAAAATACCCTCACTTAATGCTATGTTTAGATTTCAGTGGGAAAAAGCACAAAACTGTTTTGTACTTTTGTTTCCTGAGGGCATGGTTAAGCTTAACGAGGGCGCTGGCGAAATTATGCAGCTAATTGACGGCAGCAAAAGCGTTAAAGAAATTACCGACACGCTGCAGGAAAAATTTCCTGATGCCGGAGACTTATCGGCTGATGTAAATGAATTTATAAGCACCGCTATTGAAAAGAAGTGGCTCTAT